The Spirochaetota bacterium genome has a segment encoding these proteins:
- a CDS encoding alpha/beta hydrolase, translating into MWRPVMSDYSRFDHPAIASFLFYPRPEETRSLSGDNISELTIPVEPDITIGGKIFIAGKKNPSILFFHGNGEIVIDYDDLGPLYVNLGINFIPVDYRGYGRSGGNPSVSSMMKDCHAIFDYMLQWLKDNGFQGKLIIMGRSLGSASALELASTRQNVIDGLIIDSGFAYAIPLLRILGIDPDRLGLHEEEGFRNSYKIKQFRKPTLIIHAEKDHIIPYSDGLTLYDSSPAEHKHMVTIKEANHNTIFMYGLKEYLTAVRQLADEIE; encoded by the coding sequence ATGTGGAGGCCCGTCATGTCCGATTATTCCAGATTCGATCACCCGGCCATTGCATCATTTCTTTTTTATCCCAGGCCGGAAGAGACCAGATCCCTGTCTGGGGATAACATTTCAGAGCTTACCATCCCCGTTGAGCCTGACATTACGATCGGCGGCAAGATATTCATCGCCGGGAAAAAGAATCCCTCCATTCTATTTTTTCACGGCAACGGAGAGATTGTCATCGACTACGACGATCTGGGCCCACTCTATGTCAATCTTGGCATTAACTTCATCCCGGTCGATTACCGGGGCTATGGCAGATCTGGGGGCAACCCCAGCGTATCGTCCATGATGAAGGACTGCCATGCCATCTTTGATTATATGCTCCAGTGGCTTAAGGATAACGGCTTTCAGGGGAAGCTTATTATCATGGGACGGTCCCTGGGCAGCGCCTCTGCACTGGAGCTTGCCTCAACCCGCCAGAATGTCATAGACGGCCTCATCATTGATAGCGGCTTTGCCTATGCCATTCCCCTCCTTCGGATTCTAGGCATCGATCCTGACCGCCTGGGACTTCATGAAGAGGAGGGTTTTCGCAACAGCTACAAAATAAAACAGTTCAGAAAGCCTACCCTCATAATCCATGCTGAAAAAGACCATATCATTCCCTATAGCGATGGCCTCACTCTTTATGATTCATCTCCGGCGGAGCATAAGCATATGGTGACCATAAAAGAGGCAAACCACAATACGATTTTCATGTACGGCCTTAAGGAATACCTGACAGCAGTGAGACAGCTGGCAGATGAAATTGAATAA
- a CDS encoding RtcB family protein has product MNTAPLKKINDFLYEIPADYKPGMRVPARIYATMKLIENMDNAVLDQITNVCLLPGIIKHALCMPDGHSGYGFPIGGVAAIDPDRGVISPGGIGFDINCGVRLMATSLTLAEIKPHLKTLVQALFNRVPSGVGSDGMIRLKPDDFDEAMIMGAPWAVRNGYGSPADLDFIEENGSMKGADPKAVSDRARARGKNQVGSLGSGNHYLELQVARKENVFNRPCAEQFGITRDDQIMVMIHSGSRGFGHQIATDYLKRFLSVMGPRYGLAMPDRELACAPFYSDDGQNYYKAMNCAINYAFLNRQMMMHSVKSVFCDIFKKSPEDLGLRLVYDVCHNTAKLERHVIDGKEKEVLIHRKGATRAFAPGMDGIPDRYRHTGQPVLIGGSMETGSYLLAGVPTGADAFYSTCHGSGRVMSRHQAKSSFNGRDLQRQLEEQGIYILTSSFPGLAEEAGGAYKDVDEVINATERGGLSNAVAKLLPLGNIKG; this is encoded by the coding sequence ATGAATACAGCACCCCTTAAAAAAATTAACGATTTTCTATACGAAATTCCGGCCGATTATAAACCGGGGATGAGGGTCCCGGCTCGCATATACGCTACCATGAAGCTCATCGAAAACATGGACAATGCGGTCCTTGACCAGATTACCAATGTGTGTCTCCTCCCGGGAATCATCAAGCACGCCCTCTGCATGCCAGACGGCCATTCAGGCTATGGGTTTCCCATAGGCGGCGTAGCAGCCATAGACCCTGATAGGGGAGTCATCTCGCCGGGAGGCATAGGCTTTGACATCAACTGCGGGGTGAGGCTCATGGCCACATCCCTTACCCTTGCCGAGATAAAACCCCATCTTAAAACGCTGGTGCAGGCCCTCTTCAACCGGGTCCCATCCGGAGTCGGCTCCGACGGTATGATTCGGCTGAAACCTGATGACTTTGACGAAGCAATGATCATGGGGGCCCCCTGGGCTGTCCGGAATGGGTACGGCTCTCCCGCTGATCTTGATTTTATCGAGGAGAACGGCTCCATGAAGGGAGCTGACCCGAAAGCCGTGTCCGACCGAGCCAGGGCGCGGGGGAAGAACCAGGTCGGAAGCCTTGGCTCCGGCAACCACTACCTGGAATTGCAGGTGGCCCGGAAGGAAAACGTTTTTAACCGCCCCTGCGCCGAACAGTTCGGCATCACCCGGGACGATCAGATCATGGTCATGATCCATTCCGGCAGCCGCGGTTTCGGCCACCAGATCGCGACGGATTACCTGAAACGATTCCTGTCCGTCATGGGCCCCCGGTACGGCCTCGCCATGCCGGACCGGGAGCTGGCCTGTGCCCCCTTCTACTCCGATGACGGGCAGAACTATTACAAGGCCATGAACTGCGCCATCAACTATGCCTTTCTGAACCGCCAGATGATGATGCATTCGGTAAAATCGGTCTTTTGCGATATCTTTAAAAAATCCCCGGAGGACCTTGGCCTCAGGCTGGTCTACGACGTATGCCACAACACGGCAAAGCTGGAGCGTCATGTCATAGACGGAAAGGAAAAAGAAGTACTGATTCACCGCAAGGGAGCAACCCGCGCCTTCGCTCCCGGGATGGATGGGATCCCGGACCGGTACCGACACACCGGTCAGCCGGTGCTGATAGGCGGAAGCATGGAGACAGGTTCGTATCTTTTAGCAGGCGTTCCAACCGGCGCTGACGCTTTTTATTCTACCTGCCATGGAAGCGGCCGTGTCATGTCGCGGCACCAGGCAAAAAGCTCCTTCAACGGCAGGGACCTCCAGAGACAGCTTGAAGAACAGGGGATATATATTCTCACATCGTCTTTCCCCGGCCTCGCGGAAGAGGCGGGCGGCGCCTACAAGGATGTCGATGAAGTCATCAACGCAACCGAGCGTGGCGGCCTCAGCAATGCTGTGGCCAAGCTGCTTCCCCTGGGCAATATCAAGGGATGA
- a CDS encoding archease, which produces MAYELIEGISSADIAFRVRGIDYTSLFTAGAEALISIMLKDPAAVLKTLSVSFSCDAPDLDILYFDFLSEFIFYKDAENLLLLPESLEIIHSDNGYSLSCVARGETINRSRHIFTVDIKAATMHHLSVIGDESGYSATIVVDV; this is translated from the coding sequence ATGGCCTATGAACTTATAGAGGGCATAAGCAGTGCGGATATAGCCTTTCGTGTCAGGGGGATTGATTATACCAGTCTCTTCACCGCAGGGGCAGAAGCCCTGATTTCCATCATGCTGAAAGACCCTGCTGCAGTCCTTAAAACGTTATCTGTCAGTTTCTCCTGCGACGCCCCTGACCTTGACATTCTCTATTTTGATTTTTTATCTGAATTCATTTTTTACAAGGATGCCGAGAATCTTCTGCTTCTTCCCGAAAGTCTGGAGATCATTCATTCCGATAACGGGTACAGCCTTTCATGCGTGGCACGGGGAGAGACCATAAACCGATCACGGCATATCTTCACCGTCGATATTAAAGCTGCAACCATGCACCATCTCAGCGTCATTGGGGACGAATCCGGTTATAGCGCCACCATTGTGGTGGATGTGTAG
- a CDS encoding DUF4416 family protein, producing MSEPVIPAKAKLFIGILFSTEDVLYAVEKHLLKKFGDIDYRTKNIPFVHTKYYSDMGSAQYKALLSFRKLIRREDIVEIKLYTNRLEKRFSENKIRKVNIDPGYLTLSNVYLATCKDFFHRTYLRKGVFLENEYRYVAKRYQPWDWTYPDYQKPEYLFFFHEVRRMYHNQLRG from the coding sequence ATGTCTGAACCGGTAATTCCAGCCAAGGCAAAACTGTTTATCGGCATCCTTTTTTCCACGGAGGACGTTCTATACGCAGTGGAGAAGCACCTCCTCAAGAAATTCGGCGACATCGATTACCGTACGAAAAACATTCCCTTCGTGCATACCAAGTATTACAGCGACATGGGATCGGCGCAGTACAAGGCTCTTCTTTCATTCCGCAAACTCATACGCCGCGAGGATATCGTTGAGATTAAGCTCTACACCAACAGGCTCGAAAAGCGGTTCTCCGAGAATAAAATAAGGAAAGTGAACATTGATCCCGGTTATCTGACCCTTTCAAACGTGTACCTGGCGACCTGCAAGGATTTTTTTCACAGGACCTATTTGCGGAAAGGAGTATTCCTTGAAAATGAATACCGGTACGTGGCCAAGCGCTATCAACCGTGGGACTGGACTTACCCTGATTATCAGAAACCGGAGTATCTTTTTTTCTTCCATGAAGTGCGGCGAATGTACCACAACCAGCTTCGAGGCTAA
- a CDS encoding RluA family pseudouridine synthase — protein sequence MDIVVKFSPIGSYFKPYKKLPMEFLTTRRVTERYSKQRIDRFLSKEYGYLSRTEWQKEIGRGKLSCNGEIIIGYDRKIKTGDLIAYAGRDAAEPDVDANYTILYEDEHLLAVNKPGNLPVHPAGIFYHNTLLSILQKQYRHKLYLLHRLDRETSGVIILAKDASVASEISKAFSTVEKSYLAFVQGVPERDVFMTEVPIGFDTGSGIEHKRIAHTDAGERACTIFIRIASFNGFSLLKAVPLTGRQHQIRVHLKYEGYPIVGDKLYGLDEAVFNEFLKNGPTEEIEQRVGFRRSALHSRSLTLWHPVMRKKIRVKAPLRDDMRELINMKWGCYV from the coding sequence ATGGACATTGTTGTTAAGTTTTCTCCAATAGGTTCATATTTCAAACCTTACAAAAAATTACCAATGGAATTTCTAACCACACGCCGCGTTACAGAGCGATATTCGAAGCAGAGAATCGACCGGTTTTTATCAAAGGAATATGGATATTTAAGCCGGACAGAATGGCAGAAAGAGATAGGACGGGGCAAACTGTCATGCAATGGCGAGATAATCATCGGCTATGACAGAAAAATCAAAACAGGCGACCTGATCGCCTATGCAGGAAGGGATGCGGCTGAACCGGATGTTGATGCCAATTACACGATTTTATATGAAGATGAGCACCTTCTGGCTGTGAATAAGCCGGGCAACCTCCCGGTGCATCCAGCCGGCATATTCTATCATAATACTCTTCTTTCAATCCTTCAGAAACAATATCGGCACAAGCTGTATCTCCTTCACAGGCTGGATCGGGAAACGTCTGGTGTGATAATCCTTGCGAAGGATGCCTCTGTCGCTTCCGAAATCAGTAAAGCCTTCAGTACCGTGGAAAAGTCCTATTTAGCTTTCGTGCAGGGTGTCCCTGAGAGGGATGTCTTTATGACAGAAGTGCCCATTGGGTTCGATACAGGATCTGGCATTGAGCATAAGCGGATCGCCCATACTGATGCCGGAGAAAGGGCATGCACCATCTTCATAAGAATTGCGTCTTTTAATGGATTCAGTCTGCTGAAGGCGGTGCCTCTGACCGGGAGACAGCATCAGATACGGGTCCATCTCAAATACGAGGGGTACCCCATCGTTGGTGACAAATTGTACGGGTTAGATGAAGCCGTTTTTAATGAATTTTTAAAAAATGGTCCCACGGAAGAAATTGAACAAAGGGTGGGATTCCGCAGGTCGGCCCTTCATTCCCGGTCCCTCACCCTCTGGCATCCGGTCATGCGTAAAAAGATCCGCGTCAAGGCGCCTCTTCGGGATGACATGAGGGAATTGATCAACATGAAGTGGGGCTGCTATGTCTGA
- a CDS encoding TonB-dependent receptor plug domain-containing protein, which yields MIYNAATKKPVGTGTVFIIELKTKAACDTNGMYRIAVPKAGSYTVFVRSEGLKVSKSTVYIENDTIKNFPLESVAVKGEGLTITGRRDLQTVSRHSMTLKQIKEVPASFGDSINAIASLPGVIRTGGDFFGPVVIRGGNYRGVRYLVDEIPIYNALHYGGLHSVINTNMIDEIDLFSSAYPAEFGAATSAVISMNTIDEVKEFGGYTDLSLLSAAALIQVPIHRNETDGVSLGSPEEDQKKAKNAGYIIASGRISYVDLIILPLIGLVSGENINIVPRYWDYQFKAKYSFNSAHSLTLFAMGSSDTLKYLNEKKIKNDGSDPLLAGLSVNTDQMSHGQSLSYAYQPSERFKNKFTFYSSLRQNSIAITIPAPGVNLAQQRIRIKSKPYVFGLTDKFKVVAVKKYLEIRGGIEYNLYDFSASGARPKSTGGGFTSDLSNNNDVIMVLNNTILNHAIGWYGEIKFTYGGFTFIPGYRSDYLQKSGWITWDPRGMISYEFPTNTIISVAGGKYSSFFQTTPDFFDSNPQYSKAGRYGKPEWAIHRVAGLEQTIGLFKIKVDGFWNDFHDLAQEYVHIGPDGSIRQTMSTGRIRAYGGEIMLKKDRKEGENGIFGWISYAYTRSRFKSGLPNYPGVYGVLLTSTGTVPTTLSDVFLNKVGDYWGNHWINYDYEQNHSLKVILGYGHGKHAITGKFMLYTSTPYTPIVASVQDADYDLRFAPVYGKPNSRNFPIYHRLDLRYSNTTNYSWGYVSWYIEIINAYNNRPKVVQRWDYRVPYLGTSRNPKITSFGTSIAFIPNFGVEAKF from the coding sequence ATGATCTATAATGCGGCAACAAAGAAACCGGTCGGTACTGGAACGGTTTTCATAATTGAGCTTAAAACAAAAGCCGCCTGCGATACCAACGGCATGTACCGCATCGCGGTGCCGAAAGCGGGATCCTATACCGTATTCGTGCGTTCGGAGGGGCTAAAGGTTTCCAAATCGACGGTTTACATAGAAAATGACACGATAAAAAATTTCCCCCTGGAAAGCGTTGCCGTCAAAGGCGAGGGACTCACCATAACCGGGAGGCGGGACCTGCAGACCGTTTCGCGTCATTCCATGACGCTGAAACAAATAAAGGAGGTGCCGGCTTCCTTCGGTGATTCAATCAACGCAATTGCGTCCCTGCCGGGCGTTATCAGGACCGGTGGCGATTTCTTCGGGCCCGTGGTGATACGGGGCGGTAATTATCGCGGCGTCAGGTATCTTGTGGATGAGATACCCATATACAATGCCCTGCACTATGGCGGACTTCATTCGGTCATCAATACCAATATGATCGATGAGATAGACCTTTTTTCATCGGCATATCCCGCGGAATTCGGAGCGGCCACGTCTGCCGTGATCAGCATGAACACCATTGATGAGGTGAAGGAATTCGGCGGCTACACGGACCTTTCCCTCCTGTCGGCGGCCGCACTGATCCAGGTGCCGATCCACAGGAATGAAACGGACGGAGTATCCCTCGGTTCTCCAGAGGAGGATCAGAAGAAAGCCAAAAATGCCGGATACATCATAGCGTCGGGCAGGATCAGTTATGTCGATCTCATCATATTGCCGCTGATCGGGCTGGTCTCGGGTGAAAACATAAATATTGTGCCACGGTACTGGGATTACCAGTTCAAGGCAAAATATAGTTTTAACAGCGCCCATTCCCTCACTCTTTTCGCCATGGGAAGCAGTGACACCTTGAAATATTTGAATGAAAAAAAGATTAAAAACGATGGTTCAGATCCGCTATTAGCCGGCCTTTCCGTCAATACCGACCAGATGTCCCATGGTCAGAGTCTCAGTTATGCATATCAGCCATCGGAACGGTTCAAGAACAAGTTCACCTTTTACTCTTCGTTGCGCCAGAATTCCATAGCGATAACAATTCCCGCGCCGGGGGTCAACCTTGCACAGCAAAGAATAAGAATCAAGTCAAAACCCTATGTCTTCGGCTTAACCGACAAGTTCAAGGTCGTTGCCGTAAAAAAATACCTGGAAATACGGGGAGGAATCGAGTACAACCTCTACGATTTTTCAGCAAGCGGAGCCAGGCCGAAATCGACAGGTGGGGGTTTTACCTCAGACCTGTCAAATAATAACGATGTAATAATGGTTTTGAACAATACCATCCTCAATCATGCCATAGGATGGTATGGAGAGATCAAATTCACTTACGGTGGTTTTACCTTTATTCCTGGCTATCGAAGCGATTATCTTCAGAAATCCGGATGGATAACATGGGATCCACGGGGAATGATCAGTTACGAATTTCCGACCAATACAATTATTTCCGTGGCGGGAGGAAAATACAGCTCATTCTTTCAGACAACACCAGATTTTTTCGATTCCAACCCGCAGTATTCTAAGGCAGGCAGGTACGGCAAACCTGAATGGGCTATTCACCGCGTTGCCGGGTTGGAACAGACCATCGGTCTTTTCAAAATTAAAGTTGATGGTTTCTGGAATGATTTTCATGATCTTGCCCAGGAATATGTCCATATCGGACCGGACGGTAGCATACGGCAGACCATGAGCACGGGAAGAATCCGCGCCTACGGCGGGGAAATAATGCTGAAAAAAGACAGGAAAGAGGGGGAAAACGGCATCTTTGGATGGATAAGCTACGCTTATACACGATCAAGGTTCAAATCCGGGCTTCCCAACTATCCTGGGGTTTACGGGGTGCTCCTGACAAGCACGGGCACGGTGCCGACCACCCTTAGCGATGTTTTCTTGAACAAGGTGGGCGATTACTGGGGCAATCACTGGATCAATTACGATTATGAGCAGAATCACAGCCTCAAGGTCATTCTCGGCTATGGCCACGGAAAACATGCCATTACGGGAAAATTCATGCTCTACACGTCAACTCCCTATACTCCCATAGTTGCATCGGTGCAGGATGCTGATTATGATCTACGTTTCGCACCGGTATATGGCAAACCAAATTCTCGCAATTTCCCCATCTATCATCGCCTTGATCTGAGATACAGCAACACGACGAATTACTCATGGGGATATGTGAGCTGGTACATTGAAATTATCAATGCCTACAACAACAGGCCGAAGGTGGTGCAAAGGTGGGATTACCGTGTGCCGTATCTTGGAACATCCAGGAACCCGAAGATAACCTCGTTTGGCACTTCCATTGCGTTCATCCCCAATTTTGGCGTTGAAGCAAAATTTTAA
- the purD gene encoding phosphoribosylamine--glycine ligase: protein MKYLVIGSGGREHTISWRLLHDGSAKEVYVAPGNGGIDPAFCVDLSIHDFPSIERLCINKKIDMVIVGPEAPLVDGIVDYLNDKKIPAFGPTRKAAMLEGSKLFAKYIMKKYEIPTAQHHEFNGKKELLSYIEQDIQYPVVIKLDGLAAGKGVGIPENRGEAMEFINATVSEDARVFVEDYIEGEEASVLCISDGTHIVPFVAAQDHKRVYDGDKGPNTGGMGAYAPAPVMTPERLDFVRDHILQKTIDAMREEGIPFKGILYAGVIVKGDDIKVLEFNVRLGDPEAQVIIPLMEGKLGDFIGAAVNGTLGSASLSFKPMHAITVVISSGGYPGAYEKGKPISGLDKAYENIIVFHAGTKFDNGAYYTNGGRVLNITALGRTLKEANDRVYRMINAISFDGAYYRKDIGHRALQ, encoded by the coding sequence ATGAAATATCTGGTTATTGGTTCCGGCGGCAGAGAACACACCATCTCATGGCGCCTCCTCCATGACGGCAGTGCCAAAGAAGTGTACGTTGCTCCTGGAAATGGCGGCATAGACCCGGCCTTCTGCGTCGATCTATCCATACATGATTTTCCCTCTATTGAACGCCTCTGCATTAATAAAAAGATCGACATGGTCATTGTCGGTCCCGAAGCACCCCTGGTGGATGGCATTGTCGATTACCTCAATGACAAAAAGATACCTGCATTCGGCCCGACCCGGAAGGCTGCCATGCTTGAAGGAAGCAAGCTTTTTGCCAAGTATATCATGAAGAAATATGAGATACCCACTGCGCAACACCATGAATTCAATGGAAAAAAAGAGCTCCTTTCATACATTGAGCAGGACATTCAATACCCTGTCGTGATTAAGCTGGACGGCCTTGCCGCCGGTAAGGGCGTCGGTATTCCGGAGAATCGCGGTGAAGCCATGGAGTTCATCAACGCCACGGTCAGTGAAGATGCGCGGGTATTCGTTGAAGATTATATAGAAGGCGAAGAAGCTTCGGTCCTGTGCATCTCGGACGGGACCCACATCGTTCCCTTTGTGGCCGCCCAGGACCACAAGCGCGTGTACGACGGCGACAAAGGCCCCAACACCGGCGGCATGGGCGCCTACGCGCCGGCACCGGTCATGACCCCTGAACGTCTTGACTTTGTGCGTGACCACATCCTCCAGAAAACGATCGACGCCATGAGAGAGGAGGGCATCCCCTTCAAGGGCATCCTTTACGCCGGAGTCATTGTCAAGGGGGATGACATAAAAGTCCTCGAGTTCAATGTTCGTCTTGGCGATCCGGAGGCACAGGTAATCATTCCTCTGATGGAGGGTAAGCTGGGTGACTTCATTGGAGCTGCAGTGAACGGCACCCTTGGATCCGCATCCCTTTCATTCAAGCCGATGCATGCCATAACCGTTGTCATATCCTCCGGTGGATATCCCGGCGCCTATGAAAAAGGGAAGCCTATTTCAGGCCTTGATAAAGCGTACGAGAACATCATTGTCTTTCACGCCGGCACTAAATTCGATAATGGCGCATATTATACCAATGGAGGCCGCGTTCTCAATATTACGGCCCTGGGAAGGACCCTCAAAGAAGCAAATGACAGGGTGTATCGCATGATTAATGCTATTTCCTTTGATGGTGCCTATTACAGGAAGGATATAGGGCACCGCGCATTGCAGTGA
- a CDS encoding thioredoxin family protein, whose amino-acid sequence MKNYVYVLFILAFMVISCNKKEYQEMNVYPMQKETVAAQGSDSFIVIQVEIPSRSHIYGNPKGPGTGKPTEVFVTAPKNIAFGKARFLKPNKYFFPGEKDYVWGYEHETKIFLPFKVAENATTGNHEISVVFDSLLCSDTGSGGASFCVPKIYNFKSLIQVVPKGMTGTAYGRVILEEYGKSSEPAQDGSKIHRTENGTAAIQTSLPTDLKFSPRYMERTVTGLFQAILFGIIAGLLLNIMPCVLPVVSLKVMGFIQHAGKSRKELFLLGLLFSLGIIASFAVLAALAAFFGYQWGGLFQYRAFLVAMTGIVFALALSLFGVFTINIPSFAGRTAHREGNQYGDAFLKGLLATLLATPCSGPFLGGTLAWTLTQPPGVIFLIFISIGAGMALPYLILTINPVFLKYIPKPGEWLVTFEKVMAFFLVFTVIYLIGILDSASIMPMIAFLGFIAFGFWQYGKYGSPVQSRLKRLISIIALIGIIVTGYLVSFEYLYSAKKENTLSKNQFSVERFLGNRESGKISVIEFTADWCPNCKLVEKATLQNDRVVSALRDLSVDFMVADITGKNGDAEKLMQLFKSQAIPLLAVVPPGEAFTRPIILRDIYSKDDVLKALHSARSDKNNLFKYQVDIQGLK is encoded by the coding sequence TGAATGTATACCCGATGCAGAAGGAGACAGTGGCCGCGCAGGGTAGCGATTCGTTTATCGTAATCCAGGTTGAGATCCCCAGCCGAAGCCATATCTATGGCAACCCGAAGGGCCCGGGGACAGGCAAACCAACGGAGGTATTTGTCACGGCGCCAAAGAATATCGCGTTCGGAAAGGCCCGTTTTCTGAAACCGAACAAATACTTTTTCCCGGGAGAAAAAGATTATGTTTGGGGATATGAGCATGAAACAAAGATATTCCTGCCCTTTAAAGTTGCTGAAAATGCTACAACAGGAAACCATGAAATTTCAGTGGTGTTTGACTCTCTGCTCTGCAGCGATACCGGGAGCGGCGGTGCCTCATTCTGTGTTCCTAAAATCTATAATTTTAAATCTTTGATTCAGGTAGTACCCAAAGGCATGACCGGCACTGCCTATGGACGGGTGATTCTTGAGGAATACGGAAAATCATCAGAGCCGGCGCAAGACGGTTCAAAGATACATCGGACCGAGAACGGAACTGCTGCAATACAAACATCTTTGCCGACTGATCTAAAATTCTCACCCCGGTATATGGAGCGGACAGTGACGGGGCTGTTCCAGGCTATTCTGTTCGGCATCATTGCCGGTTTGTTGCTTAATATCATGCCTTGCGTACTGCCGGTAGTGAGTCTGAAGGTCATGGGCTTCATCCAGCACGCTGGGAAGAGCAGGAAAGAACTATTTCTGCTGGGCCTCCTCTTTTCACTGGGGATCATCGCCAGTTTCGCCGTGCTGGCGGCCCTGGCTGCGTTTTTTGGATACCAGTGGGGTGGCCTGTTCCAATACCGGGCATTTCTGGTAGCCATGACGGGCATTGTATTCGCCCTTGCCCTTTCGCTCTTCGGCGTCTTTACGATCAATATTCCCTCTTTTGCGGGCAGAACGGCCCATCGTGAGGGCAACCAGTATGGAGACGCGTTCCTGAAGGGGCTCCTCGCAACACTTCTGGCAACGCCATGCAGCGGCCCTTTTCTCGGAGGAACACTGGCCTGGACATTGACTCAGCCGCCAGGCGTCATTTTTCTTATATTCATATCCATAGGCGCGGGGATGGCCCTTCCCTATCTGATTCTCACCATCAATCCCGTTTTTCTGAAGTATATCCCGAAGCCCGGGGAATGGCTTGTCACCTTTGAAAAGGTGATGGCTTTTTTCCTTGTCTTTACCGTCATCTATCTGATCGGCATCCTTGACAGCGCGTCAATTATGCCGATGATAGCGTTCCTTGGTTTCATTGCCTTTGGATTCTGGCAGTATGGGAAATATGGCTCTCCGGTACAATCGCGACTGAAAAGGTTGATTTCCATCATCGCGTTGATTGGAATAATCGTGACAGGGTATCTTGTTTCTTTTGAATATTTGTACAGTGCGAAAAAAGAAAATACTTTATCGAAGAATCAGTTCAGTGTTGAACGATTTCTCGGTAACAGGGAATCGGGAAAAATATCGGTTATAGAATTCACCGCTGATTGGTGTCCCAACTGCAAGCTTGTGGAAAAGGCGACTCTGCAGAATGACAGGGTCGTTTCGGCCCTGCGGGATCTTTCCGTTGATTTCATGGTAGCGGACATAACCGGGAAGAATGGTGACGCGGAGAAGCTGATGCAGCTTTTTAAAAGCCAGGCGATTCCGCTTCTGGCCGTTGTTCCCCCGGGAGAGGCTTTTACCAGGCCCATCATACTCAGGGATATTTATTCCAAGGATGATGTTTTAAAGGCGTTACATTCTGCCCGTAGTGACAAGAATAATCTGTTTAAGTATCAAGTGGATATTCAGGGCCTTAAATAA